GAACACCCGTACGGTCTGCTTCGGGTGGCTGTAGCCGACCGGCCGCACGTCCGCGCCGCCGTCGCCGATCGGGACCATGAACCCGTCGGGCTGGGTGGAGTGGGAGATGAAGCCCTCCAGCGACTCCCAGCGCCGGAAGATGTCACCGGGCACCTTCCGCTTGCACGACTTGATGTTGTCCATCGCGACCTTCAGGCGGTCGTAGACGTAGATCGCGTAACGCGGGGCCTGCTCGCGCAGCACGCCCTGGGAGTCGACGTCGAGCTTCACGGTCTCGGTGAGCCGCCTGATCGCGAGGCTGGACCACTGGTCGCGGCCGTAGCGGCAGCCGATGCCGAGCAGCGCGATGTCCTGGTCGATGCCGTGGTTGTGGCCCTTCTCGTACAGCCTCGGGTCGGAGAGCATCTTCGCGTGCTCGGCCAGGCTGCCGGAGAGCCACGACTCGCTGACGTGCTTGCTGAGGCAGACCAGAGCGGGGGCGCGCAGCGCGATCGGGTGCTCCTGCCAGGCGTACGGGCTGGTCCCCGCGCCGCCGCGGGGGTTGTCGGCCACCCAGTCCTTGGCGATCTCGACGGCCCGCGTCAGGTACGCCTCGTTGCCGTTCGTCTCGTAGTCGGCGACGAGACGGCCCATCCAGCGCAGCGAGTGGAAGACCATGCTCCACGAACGGTTCCGGTAGGGGTCGGTACGCCAGTTGACGTCCTTGCCGACCTTCACCGGGGCGAGGTCGAGGAAGCCGACCTCGCCGCCCATGATGTCCGTCGCAGTCGGAGTGGCGGGCAGCCAGTCGCCCTGACACTCGGCAGTGCGTTTCACCTCCCTGGCCTGCGCTGTACCGGCCGTGACGCCGCAAGTCATCAGGAGGATGATGCAGAGAGCGAGTGCTTGTGTGCGGCGGCGCACGCCAGTTCCTTCCAGGCCGAACGAGGGGGGCGGATCATGCTGTCCGAATCCCAACAAACCGGTCAAGCTGGGATGGTCTCTTCTGAAACATCGTTAGCAACTAGATGCGGGTCTCCCAGTTTCCTCACAGCGTTCACAGCTTTCACAGCGGCCACCGGAGCCACCGGATCCACAGCGGTCACCGGATCCACAAGGGTCACGGCGTGCCAACTGTCCGTGCTGTCCGTGACACTCTCGCTCTCCGCGCCGTCCGCGCTGCTCGCGCCGGGCTCCGTCCTCGCGGCACGCCGATGAGTCCCCGCCCTTCCCGTGGCGCGATTCCATCGATCGATGTCCCTCCGATCACTCGCGGGCGCCGCCGCGTTTCGACAGGCTGAGGGGCATGAGACTCGCCGACATCGTCATCCCCGATACACCGGCCGCCCGTGGCGCGCTGGAGGTGGCCACCGCCTACTGCTCACCCGCCCTGCTCAACCACTCCGTCCGCGCTTACCTGTGGGCGGCGGCTTATGGTGCGATGAACGGCGTCACCTTCGACGACGAGCTGTTGTACGTCGCGTCGATGATGCACGACATCGGCCTGGTCAAGGAGTTCGACAGCCACACCGTGCCGTTCGAGGAGGCGGGCGGCCACGTCGCGTGGGTCTTCGCCGCCGGGGCCGGGTGGCCCGTGGAGCGCCGCGTACGCGCGTCGGAGATCGTCGTACGCCACATGTGGGACAAGGTGGACCCCGAGCAGGACCCCGAGGGTTACCTGCTCGAACTGTCCACCGGGCTCGACATCTCCGGGCGGCGGCCGGAGGACTTCCCGGCGGAGCTCCGCGCCGAGGTGCTGGCACGCCACCCCCGGCTGGGGCTCGGCCCGGAGTTCACCGCGTGCTTCGTCGACCAGGCCGCGCGCAAGCCGGACAGCCCGGCCGGGCGGTTCGTCCGTTCGGGGGTCGCCGGGCGCATCGCCGCCAACCCCCTGGACGGCTGAGGACTCCTCGCGGGACCGCCCTCTATCCGGCGGTCAGGCTCCCGACGCGGGACCGGTGCTCTGGACGACCTCGAAGGACCACAGCTCGGCCCCGGTGGCGGCCGGCCCCTGCCCGTGGCCGTGGCCCTCGGTCGGCCCCTGGTGCCCCTGACCGTGTCCGTGGCCCTGGGCCCCGCTGTGGGCGTTGCCGTGCCCCTGCCCCTGCCCCTGTCCCTGTCCCTGGCCGGCCTCGGCGGCGGCCTGGGCGTGGCCCCGCTGGAAGGCCTGGCTCTCGGTCCAGCGCCTGAAGTCCTCCTCGGAGCGCCAGCGGGTGTAGACCAGATACCGGTCGCCGCCGTCCACGGGGCGGAGCAGCTCGAACCACTCGAACCCGTCCGCGGACTCGACG
This region of Streptosporangium sp. NBC_01495 genomic DNA includes:
- a CDS encoding heparinase II/III family protein, translating into MKRTAECQGDWLPATPTATDIMGGEVGFLDLAPVKVGKDVNWRTDPYRNRSWSMVFHSLRWMGRLVADYETNGNEAYLTRAVEIAKDWVADNPRGGAGTSPYAWQEHPIALRAPALVCLSKHVSESWLSGSLAEHAKMLSDPRLYEKGHNHGIDQDIALLGIGCRYGRDQWSSLAIRRLTETVKLDVDSQGVLREQAPRYAIYVYDRLKVAMDNIKSCKRKVPGDIFRRWESLEGFISHSTQPDGFMVPIGDGGADVRPVGYSHPKQTVRVFGGGYVYGRTAWDKPESAFYSIRFGPGVKYHGHEDHLGVTYYAQGRDVLVDAGFDSYENSGYRNWTMSPEAHNTSMVAGARFRGKTATALSRSSIGSDRQSYRLTDKAYGVPRTRSVLVNHRQDVMAVLDTVPKGSKVRNVWHFSRDLSTVSSGGGQVVVKDKAGWKATLVQVSMPSCRPVAGLKVVRGQKNPYQGWVSSAYLQRHPAPAVVSPASGDAVLTVVVPGTGKPSLSCSGGKVSLETSEGQVSFRVSGANLS
- a CDS encoding HD domain-containing protein; translation: MRLADIVIPDTPAARGALEVATAYCSPALLNHSVRAYLWAAAYGAMNGVTFDDELLYVASMMHDIGLVKEFDSHTVPFEEAGGHVAWVFAAGAGWPVERRVRASEIVVRHMWDKVDPEQDPEGYLLELSTGLDISGRRPEDFPAELRAEVLARHPRLGLGPEFTACFVDQAARKPDSPAGRFVRSGVAGRIAANPLDG
- a CDS encoding antibiotic biosynthesis monooxygenase family protein, which translates into the protein MREELERRFSGRAGIVESADGFEWFELLRPVDGGDRYLVYTRWRSEEDFRRWTESQAFQRGHAQAAAEAGQGQGQGQGQGHGNAHSGAQGHGHGQGHQGPTEGHGHGQGPAATGAELWSFEVVQSTGPASGA